Genomic segment of Mastomys coucha isolate ucsf_1 unplaced genomic scaffold, UCSF_Mcou_1 pScaffold5, whole genome shotgun sequence:
agagtgagttccaggacagccagggctactcagagaaaccctgtctcgaaaaaaaacaaaaaacaaaacaaagcaaaattatcCTAgagattcttgtgtgtgtgtgtgtgtgtgtgtgtgtgtgttagtaatGCTACTGGGCATTGAGCTAGGCATACTCCCTCTTTGAGTGAAAACAAGGGTCCTGGCTTGTCATTGTTTGTAGTGTTTtggttattggttttgttttgggtcaGTTTCATGAAggcccaggctatcctcagattcatgatcctgctgcctctgctttctgggtgCTATGGTATactgtactattttttttaaatcactgtattaagtaaatattatttcatatgtTAAAGgagccagcttttttttttttagtacagacatttatattatttaagtaCAGCATTATTCATTCATAATTTCTCATGCTTCATTTTTAGGATTGTGATAAGACAATGCCAAGGAGTACACCAGGAAGGTGGGGAtccttttattttgtagttttgttgttgttggtttgatGGCTGAGGTTAGCCTGATTTAACATTGTGGTGGTATCATTAGCAGCCTTATAAATAATGACAGTTGTGATGGTGGTTGTATAATTctggaaattaataaaatagattaaattaTATACTCAAACTGGGTGAATTTTAAAGTATGTTAAAAGTGAGCATTTTTAGCAGAATAGTACACCAGAGACTTTTGGGGGATGTCTACTTCATTTGTAAGGAACTTTGGGATTCCGTATTTCACACTGTTAATAGAGTTGGTTGTCAGATTTGAGTGGGGTCTTGTTGCCATCGTAAAGGAAATATTGgtcatttctattttatcttcttcaGTAACTCTGAACCTTCACACCATAATAGTGAGGGAGCAGATAACTCCAGGGATGACTCGAGCAGCCACAGTGGATCTGAAAGCAGCTCTGGGTCTGACTCGGAGAGCGAGAGCAGCTCCAGTGACAGTGAGGCGAATGAGCCATCCCAGAGCGCTTCTCCTGAGGTGAGACAGAGGGCTGCTGCCAATCAAGCTCTCCTGACAACCACTCCAGCTGTCACTGTGGATTGTCATCAAAGATACATGAACCATGTTTTATAGAAAacctaggctttttttggtttacttattatttgaaaaactttttttttaaattaggattagcactcaggaggccaagtgACTAGAGCTAATAATATTTTACCTGTGTTTTGACTCTGGCAGAAACATGACAAACAAATGCTTATCACcttaagcatttttctttttcctcttgcttGACTTTATAAAGAGAGGGAAAGCTTCAATATTGAGAAAAGCCtacatctatatatttatctgttttcttttcatttccagcctgaACCACCACCAACCAACAAGTGGCAGCTTGATAACTGGCTGAACAAAGTGAACCCACATAAAGTATCCCCGGCTTCCTCTGTAGACAGCAACGTCCCATCATCTCAAGCCTACAAGAAAGAAGGCCGGGAGCAGGGCACTGCCAGTAACTACACGGATCCAGGGGGCCCAAAAGAAACAAGCTCTGCCACCCCAGGACGAGACTCTAAAACCATCCAAAAGGGATCAGAAAGTGGCCGTGGGAGGCAGAAGTCTCCTGCACAGAGTGACAGCACTACACAGAGGAGAACTGTCggcaaaaaacaacccaaaaaacctGAGAAGTCAGCTGCTGAAGAGCCTCGTGGAGGCCTGAAGATAGAAAGTGAGACCCCTGTGGACATGGCTACCAGCATGCCCTCCAGCAGGCACAAAGCAGCCACCAAGGGCTCAAGGAAACCCAACATCAAAAAGGAGTCGAAATCTTCCCCTCGACCTacagcagagaaaaagaaatacaagtcaGCAAGTAAATCCTCCCAGAAATCTCGGGAAATCATAGAAACAGATACCTCATCCTCAGATTCAGATGAGAGTGAgagcctgcctccctcctcacAGACTCCTAAGTACCCTGAAAGCAACAGGACTCCTGTCAAGCCCTCCTCGGTGGAGGAAGAAGATAGCTTTTTTCGGCAACGaatgttctctcctatggaagAGAAGGAGCTGCTTTCCCCACTCAGTGAGCCTGATGACAGGTATCCACTCATTGTGAAGATTGACCTGAATCTTTTGACTAGAATACCTGGGAAGCCTTACAAAGAAACAGAGCCACccaagggggaaaagaaaaatgttccagAAAAACACTCAAGAGAGGTGCAGAAGCAAGCCTCAGAAAAGGCTTCCAACAAAGGCAAGAGGAAACACAAGGTCTGTTACAGGCTGGCAGTTCttcttttttagaaatattttttcctaCTTTCCATATTCTTAAGCatcttaatattaaaatactagctatttttaaaataattttatttatgtgtgtataagtatatgttcTGTGTGTcagtctctctatctgtctctgttgtctgtttacctgtctgtgtctgtgtgtatctgtgtctgtgtatgcactcAGGCTGTTGTATgctcctgtggaggccaggggagggTGTCAAATTCCCTGGAGCCAGTTCCAaccagttgtgagctgcctgacattaTTACAGTGTCTTGACTTTGGTCCTGCTTGAAGAGTAGCAAGTGTCCTTACTGCTGAGTGTCTTAGCCCTAGCACGTGATATTCTGACTTTACATTACATAGTCACTGTTGCTTTTgaattctgttttattaatttatgtgtgtatgcacacatgtacactataATACATAACTGGAAACCAGAGAACAACAAGTGGAAGTCGATTCTTTTCTTCTGCTACGTGGATCCCAGGACTGAGCTCAGGTTGCTAGCATCTGAGatatcttgccagccccttttattgttcatttttagATACCAGCATCTGAAATGCCATGGAAATATAGTTTGTGGATTATGAGCTGAAAAGGAAAATAGTGTTTGAGCACAAGGCCCCCTTGAGACTACATATGGaacagtttctctgtgttctgtctcCTTAAATAAAACAGGATAGTTTCTTCTTAAATAGGATCTCTGAGCAGAGTGTGTGGTGGCCAGGTTAAAGGTAGAGTTTGAATGTAATCCATGCAGTCTTTTTTGTCTTAGCCTCAGGTCAGGCCATAGTTTTTAGTACTGTCCTAATGTGAGCACAACTGACTCACTGATTTTGTGACAGATACATCCATAAGAATTTCACTCATCCAGTATTTACTTATGTGCCTAGCTTTTTTCCATTAACACAGGCCAGAACTGAGAACATTCCCCAGGGCTAAGTGTGTTGCTTAATGGTAGAGCTCTTGCTGATCATGTGTGAAACCCTGGATGCAGTTCCAACATGGAGGAAAAGTCTGTGGTTTCATACCCTGCTCTCATCTTAAATACTTCCAAGATAAAGACACAGCTTGCTATAAGATCAGCTTTATACAGAgcctgcatatgtgcatataagaTCAGCTTTATATAgggcctgcatatatgtatgtgtaccatctTGTGCCAGGAGATCCAAAAAAggtattggatgccctggaatttgagttacaaatggttgtgagccaccatggtgcTTAGAACTCCTTGATGTtctctctacaagagcagccactaagacatctttctagccctcCACTAGAATTCTAATTTTGGTAAAGTCTCAGGGGCAATTCCTGGAGGCTACACTGATAGTGCTAGGAGGAGACCCTGAGTCACTGGTAGCAGTGTGTAGGTGACTTTTTCTCATGTctttattaatttgaatttaaTCATTTAACGGCAAACAGACTGTTCTGTTACATTAGAAGTAGAATGTTTGTATTCTTATTGCGTATTACTTGAAGCAGTAGGTATTTATATGGAAGTAACATCAACAGTAGATAGGTTTGCCACTTGTAATTCAGCCAAGAAGTTTTTCAGAGATAATGAGACTTAGCTGTTAGCAAGTAGTGGTATGTTCAAGTGCTGGTGAAACTACAGAGTTGGAACTTCTATGCAGTGCTAGCAGAACTGTGAGATGCAGGTGCTGTGGATtacagtttggcagtttctcaaagaAGCTGAATATGCAGTTACCTTAGGATCCACCAATTATAGTCCCAGGTATACAtccaagaaagaaatagaaatatatgtcTACACAAAACTATTTTAGTGCTCACAGCCACATCATTTCACACTGTGGATCTAACATAGGACACCCTTGTCATGCTTAAGAActactgtttctgtttttgtccAGAATGATGATGATAACCGAGCCAGTGAGAGCAAAAAACCCAAAACGGAGGAGAAGAACTCATCAGGCCACAAGCCATCCAGCACCAGAGAGTATGTTCCCATGTCATGTTGCATGTCCGTCTTGGCTATGTTTACCATTGGTTGTATGGTACTTTTCGAAATGCTTCAGAGTATTCTTTTTAATTGACTGAATGTCAtaagcatgtatgcacatgtagaTAGTAGTGAGAGCTGTGCATTTAGCTAATAAGAGATGGGAAGCTGTTACTCTTCTTCTTTAGTGAGTTAAGAGTAtctcctagttagggttactattgctgtgatgaaacatcatgaccaaaagcaatatggggaggaaagggtttatttggcttatctTCCATATcaactgttcatcattgaaggaagccaggactcaaacaaggcaggaacctggaggtagcagctgatgcagaggccacagaggagtggtgcttactggcttgctcctcatggcttgctcagactaatttcttttatagaacccaagaccaccagcccagggatggaaccacccacaatgggctgggtcttctcCAATATCaaccagtaattttttttttttccccgagacagggtttctttgtatagccctggctgccctggaactatcaaccactaattaagaaaacgctCTGCAGGCTTGCCTGCAAGCCCAATcttatgggagcattttctcacttgaggttccCATCTCTCAAATGtttctagcctgtgtcaagttgttgtaaaactagccagcacaaaatATGACATAAGAGTTACAGTAAAACTTCACTACTCTCTGGGTAGCTTATCTACAACTTGAAAGAGACTTGTAAGCATCAATCTTTTCACAATTTATCTATTTAATCAATTGATTCGACCAGTATTTTATTAAGCATTTATTTTGTGGCAGATTGTTCTAGGCTTGGGCATGATtgtgggaaagagaaaacaaataaatggggCAGGGCCGAGGAAGAGACAGATGTCTACTTGATGGaatttatagtctttttttttgtaatcagCATATGGAGAATGTCTTTGCAAATTTGTCCTAAAAGCAGGTGAAAAGAGATGGAAAAATCCTTCACTCCTGTATCACTGTGCAGAAATGAGAgcacttgggattttttttttttttcttggcaggTCATCTAAGCAGAGTAGTTCAAAAGAAAAGGACTTGCTACCTTCACCCGCTGGACCCGTTCCTTCAAAAGATTCCAAAACAGAGCATGGCTCTCGGAAGAGGACTGTCAGTCAGTCATCATCCTTAAAGTCCAGTGGTACCAGCAACAAAGAGAACAGTGGCAGCAGCAAGAACAGCTCCTCCACGGCAAAGCAGAAgaagactgaagggaaggctTCCAGTAGCTCCAAAGACGCCAAGGTATGGTGGTGGGCGTGAGCCTTAGAAATCACCCCCTTGTCTTCCTGAGGTGACACTGCTGTTTGTAAACAGCTCATTAACATTATAGGCCtgtgcagtttttaaaaagaatatatgagagagggagagggaaagggagagagagagactgacttgaCTCTGTttacctgtccatccatccatccatctgtctgtctgtctgtctgtctgtctgtctgtctgtctgtctgtcttgtctgtctgagaggacaactttcaggagtcagctctcACCTTTCATCTTGTTGGGGTAGGATCTCCTTACTGCTCTGTGCTGTGTATTTTGGGTTAGCTGGGCGATTTTCCTCTATAGGAGAGGTGGGGCTGGaaagtgtgccaccacatctagcttttttttttttttttctgaggtagagtctcactatgtaaccttgactggcctggaactcacagagatccatttgcctctgcctcgcTAGTGTTTggactaaaagtgtgtgctaccaaaCCCAGCTTCAAATGGTCACCCTTAACATACATAGTACTGATACAGTTGAATAGTCTgactgagtgttggaattaaaggcatgtgccaccacacccagcatctaCTTTCCTGAGTGCTAcctttatttctctgtttgtgtgcgtgtgtgtgtgtgtgtgtgtgtgtgtgtgtgtgtgtgtgtgtgtgtgtgcgcgcgcgcgtgcacgtgtGCAGGCACTTATGATGCAGCACCACCTCCGCTTGTGTGCCCGTGCGTGTGTGCAGAAGCCAAGGGAGGGCCTTTGGTATTGTTTCCTACTGAGTTGTGTCTCATCTgtttagtttttaagttttttggttttgttttgtatgtacaagtgttttgcatgtgtgtatgtgtgatatgtaccATTTGTGTACCTGGTGCTAGAGGTCAAAAAAAGGTATTGGATCccttgaactagagttacaggtgtttgtgagacATGGTGTGGGTGCTTGGGACCAAACCCAGGTACTGTGTAAtagcaaccagtgctcttgatTGCTGAgtcctctccagccctttgtctTCTTGAGAGAGTCTTTctttgaacctgaagctcactgtttCAGTCCCTCCTACTCCCTGACTGTCTCATCCTTACAACCCTAGTGTTGTCAGAACATGCAGCCATGTTCTGACAGATACTGGGGATCTTACAGATACTGCTCTTCTGCAgatactggggatttgaaccagGTTCTCTTGCTTCAAAGCACATGTGCTGAcctactcagccatctccccaaccaGTACTACCATTTTGATACTCAGTTCATATCTTCCTTATGTTTTAACAAGTACCTAGCCTAAGTGCCTTGCATACAGTAGACTCTTAATAAGTAGGAATATTTTGGTCATATAAAATGAACCCAGTCTGTCTGGTTATATAAAATGAATTCAATCTCCTGTTGAATAGAAgcagtataaaatttaaaacaaagaagttTGAAGACTgtagaattttatttctgttttagcaGTGGCTGAAGAAGTGTgattagtttcatttttaatctcCTGACAATTTTCAACTTAGTTGTATCTATTCTTTTCATCAGGAGAAGGCTCCAAATAGCTCCTCTAATTGTCCTCCATCTACACCAACTCCTGAGTCGTCAAAGCCTCGGAGAACGAAGCTTGCCTTTGATGACAGGTGAGAttaattttgtgggttttgttttttgttttttttttgtttgttttttgtttttttgagacagaattttctatgtagtcttggctggcctggagctcactatgtagaccaggctagcctcaaactcttagaAGCTGGCTtacttcagcctcctaagtatctggattaaaggcatgtaccaccataccagcTGTAAAGAGATAAATAAACATCTGTATATGCATTTTAGAAATTCCAGTCAGCGTATAATAAACTTGCTTAAGTAGGTCAGGTCCTATATGATTAATACTTGTATCTGACCTACAGAATATTCAGATTTTAACATGAAAGGTATCTTTAGTCCAGCTACTCTGTTAACACCCAGTGCCTCTCCAGAGTGACAGGAAGGGTGTTCTTAGAGCTGTTCCTGCTGTCGGGACCACTGCTGATAACAGGCTCTTTTCAGATAAGCAGtgcttctttctcttgccttcggTTGGAGGTACTTTTTCCTGTCTGTATCTGATTTACtcagggtttaaaaaaaaaaacttgagggctggtgagatggctcagtgggtaagagcactgactgctcttccaaaggtcctgagttcggatcccagcaaccacatagtggctcataaccacccataatgagatctgacgccttcttctggtgtgcctgaagacagctgcagtaaattacgcctgagtgagcggggccagagctagcggggccggcagaggtcctgagatcaacagcagccacacacatgatggctcacggccatctgtacagctacagtgtactcatacacataaaataaataaaaataaaatctttaaaaaaaaaaaaaacttgagtaAGCTAATGTTTAACACTAGGGAacttggccgggcagtggtggtgcatgcctttaatctcagcacttgggaggcagaggcaggtggatttctgagttcgaggctagcctggtctacaaagtgagttccaggacagccagggctacacagagaaaccctgtctcaaaaaaacaaaacaacaacaacaacaaaaaaaaagaaagaaagaaacactgggGAACTTGATTAGCAGATTTGCCATAGTAGCccataattttatattcttaatcTATATACATTTGTTAGGAAATGTTTGTTAGtagtttattattgttataaatatttaataatcattCACTTCTTGAGAATGTGAAAGCTATAAGATACTAGAGACTAAAACAACTTAGTTATTTTCTTAGGAAATGTTGAccacttttatttataaaaaaattgtattttgcaGAAATTATTCAGCAGACCATTACTTACAAGAAGCAAAAAAACTCAAACACAATGCAGatgctttggtatgtaaatatTCTTCCTACCGTGCTTCATCAAGCTGCTATTCAGGTTTTGACATGTGTTCCCTTCTGTTGTCTGTATTTGCAGTGGGTCGTTAATCAGCACTGTTTTCCTTTAGTCTGATAGGTTTGAGAAAGCTGTGTACTACCTTGATGCTGTAGTGTCTTTCATTGAGTGTGGGAATGCATTAGAGAAGAATGCTCAGGAATCCAAGTCCCCGTTCCCTATGTACTCAGACACGGTGGAGCTCATTAAGTAAGTGGGGCTTGACATTTCATTGGGATCTCATTATCTTTTAGTAGTGTTACTCAGCTGTTTGATTAACTGAGAAGATACTCAGTGTTCCATTTTTCTTAGGGAAGATGTTAGTGGGTGTTTTATTTAGGGTTGGTTCTGATATTTCTAGAACATAAGTTATAAGATCAAGGTGaaatattctgttcttttttatcTCAACTCATAGATACACTATGAAACTAAAGAATTATTTGGCACCAGATGCTACAGCTGCAGACAAGAGACTCACAGTACTTTGGTAAGTGTTTGTCTTCTAGCCTTTGCTTGGGAAACAGGCAGTTTCTTGATGAATTGTGCTATGTGTGCTCTTATGAGTGTTATCCTTGAATCAGTCTTCCACAACCTCTTTACAAACCCTAACAGTCAAACAGGAAATAGCTCAAACCCCTACTGAAAGGTTTTAGCTCCTGTTTCTAATCCAGTGCTCTCTGATGAACGTGCTGGAGTAGGACCAACGCTAGACCCCTCCATTGAATTAAGTGACCACTTTTTAAAGTTCTTCTTTTTATACACCCcccttgtcttagtttgggtttccattgctgtgaagagacaccgtgacaaagacaactcttataaaggaagacatttaattgggctggcttacacttacagatattcagtccattatcatcatggcaggaagcatggcagcagggaggtagacatggtgctagacAGGGAACTGGAGTTCTACATCTAGTTCCTGGTCAGAGGCATCCAGAAGGAGACTCTCTtaccacactgggcagagcttgagtataggacctcaaatcccaccccaacagtgacacacttcctccaacaaggctgcactattctcctaatagtgtcatttcccatgggccaagcatattcgaCCCACCACACCCCTGTTTGCTTTTTTCCAGAGAGATATCTATCTGTTCACTTCGAGTTGCATGCTTTACCAGGCACTGTGTTTACATGAGAAATGCACCTGTGAACTGTCTAACATTACTCTGCACACTATAGAGTCTAAACCCCAgtaagaagagacagaaacaatAAACCGCATACATATGTGAACAGATTCTGTTAAAGAAAAGAATACtcaggccaggcatagtggcccacacttttaatcccagtactcaagaggcagaggcaggtggattactgtgagtttgaggtctgtAAGAGTACATGGTTGGGAGATGAAGACTTGCTCTGGAGGTGACAGCATAGGCAGGGGCAGGATTGTAGGGAAGAATGGGAAACTTGTAAGGAACTGAAAGACCAGTGGATGCGGAAGTGGCCTTTACTGGGTGCATGGGCAGGAACAATAATTGTGTGGGCTGAACTGCATGAGCTTGGTGAATGTTAGTGTATTCCATCTCACTCGGGGAGTATTCAGTTTTCTACTTTTCGTTTTTAACTTTGGAAAGGTATTTGAATTACAGTATGTTGGTATAGTCTTACCTTTGAATGTCAGTAATCGTGGGATGGTAGGAGTTTCTTAGCTACTTCTCTTTCCTGTGGTGTGTTCCATGCTGACCTCTCGGTTTCATTTGAGAGGTAACATTGACCCTGGGCCATGTTTGCTCACATGAAGCCAACCCTATATTCCTACACAGTGGAAAGACCGCTTGTAGATGTAGCCATGTCTAAATACACTGCCCTTTTCCATTGCCTAGCCTGAGATGCCAGTCATTGTTGTACCTGAGGTTGTTCAAACTGAAGAAGGAGAACGCTCTGAAGTACTCCAAGACGCTGACTGAGCACCTGAAGGTAGTATGCTTAGCACAGCCCATTGCCTACGGGACAAATCGTGCACACCTTCCCATCCCTGTCCCCGAGATACTCTCTTATTTAGGCACAGCatagcaagagaggaacaaacaAGCTTGGAAATTCTCAGATATGTTTGTGCTTTCTTGAGTAAGCCTTCAAAGATGTATATTGGATTACAAAATTTTCATAGTTGTAAACAATAGCCATGTGTATACTAGAAAATGTTCTTTGCATTTTCACTACCACCTGCCTTCAAACTGTTaccttgttttgtcttgttccttacactacaagggatggaactcagggcatTCTAAGCAAGtgcccaaccactgagccacacacccagCCCAGACAAAATTATTGTAGTACCCTaaatatcttccttttttttttttttttttaaatttcaagctagtattttatatatattctcctCAAATCCTATATAGTTAGGACTGTAAAACTTGTCTATAACTCACTGTTGCTATAGGCTCAAGGTCTGGCCTACAAGGTCCTCAAGAGCCTCTTACTCCTTGTCTAAACCCCTCTTTATACAACCTAGATGGGTCATGggttttctcttttctgcctggttttatatatatgacttgttgtgtatattttgttgttgttgtttaggttttttgagacaggctttctctgtgtatccctggctgtcctggaactcactctgtagaccaggctggccatgaactcagaaatccacctgcctctgcctcccaagtgctgggattaaaggcgtgtggcaccactgcctggctgttgttgttgttgttgtttttttcttcatttatctctGTTATTCACTGGGGTTTTccccctttttgctttttgttttttctagtttttcaagacagggtttctctgtgtaataaccctggctgtcctggactcactttgtagacctggctaggtttgagctcacagagacccacctcctTCTGTCTTCCAGGCATGCTACTCTGAATCAGCTCCGCTGGCTACTCAtagtttcttttgtctttgaggTCTTCTAGAACAACCTAGGTTTTCACCTAGTAACTTCTTTCTGTTGTGCATTCACACattctttgttgctgtttttaaagatttattgttctGCAGAAatggcttagtgcttaagagcactggctgctattccaaaAGACCcagactcaattcccagcattcacgtGGAATAGCTCTCTGTGTTCCacaggatctgacatcctctggcctctgatggCATCAGGAATGCATGTGATACACGgatatacatgtaggtaaaaacacctgtacataaaaaaaaactaaaatgtgcgtgcatgtgtgtgtgtgtgtgtgtgtgtgtgtgtgtgtgtgtgtgttttctcagaggccagaggaagatccaGATCACTTGGAATAGAGTGAACTGCCCAGCTTGGGTGCTAAGGTctaaagccaggtcctctggaagagcaacagttgctcttaaccactgagccatctctacccTCATGTTACTTTTTCTGTGATAGTGTCTCATCTAGTCTAAACTGAGCTCTCAAACTTGATATGGAGCCAGTTTTAATAAAATTCTCAAGATCAACCCTAGCTCAACACTTTGGAAGATATTGAACAccttaaaagttatatatatttctgttaaataaatttattttcttccatgcAGAATTCTTACAGTAATTCTCAAGCACCTTCACCTGGCTTGGGGAGGTAGGTACAATTTTGTTCTCCgaaatatttttgattatttgtggATCACAGTAGAAATGGACAGCAAAAAGGTTgctacttttaaagttttatgatCTCTAGTaaggtgttttaaattttttattttgatgtttggaattgaacccagggccttttgcATGCTTTCCTACTGCATTTTGCCTCTAGagaagtttttttaaatgattctttccaatttaataattttattttattttattttaataattttaaatataaggaaTTTTAGAAAGGTTAGGAATGAGACATGTCAACAGGTCAGAAATCTgagttggtttttggtttggttttctttctccctcctaccATTTAGGTTCATAGATGTTCTTATgttatcagacttggtggcaagccccttacccctgagccatctcacaagcccccAGAGAAGTTTTTAACAGTACCTGGAGTCTTCTCAGGTGGATTTCATAGTTATTTAGATTTCTTACAATGGTTTTAACTTCACTCAGACTTTTCATTGCTAGAATATAGTGGCTTGGTTTTGATTTACCTTCCACCTACACCTGAAAGGTGAACAAACA
This window contains:
- the Aff4 gene encoding AF4/FMR2 family member 4 isoform X1, which encodes MNREDRNVLRMKERERRNQEIQQGEDAFPPSSPLFAEPYKVTSKEDKLSSRIQSMLGNYDEMKDYIGDRSIPKLVAIPKPAVPTTTDEKANPNFFEQRHGGSHQSSKWTPVGPAPSTSQSQKRSSGLQSGHSSQRSSAGGSGPSGSGQRHDRDSYNSSRKKGQHGSEHSKSRSSSPGKPQAVSSLSSSHSRSHGNDHHSKEHQRSKSPRDPDANWDSPSRVPFSSGQHSSQSFPPSLMSKSSSMLQKPTAYVRPMDGQESVEPKLCSEHYSSQSHGNNSTAELKPSSKAHLTKLKIPSRPLDASVSGDVSCVDEILKEMTHSWPPPLTAIHTPCKTEPSKFPFPTKESQQSNFGPGEQKRYSTSAKTSNGHQSKSMLKDDLKLSSSEDSDGEQDCDKTMPRSTPGSNSEPSHHNSEGADNSRDDSSSHSGSESSSGSDSESESSSSDSEANEPSQSASPEPEPPPTNKWQLDNWLNKVNPHKVSPASSVDSNVPSSQAYKKEGREQGTASNYTDPGGPKETSSATPGRDSKTIQKGSESGRGRQKSPAQSDSTTQRRTVGKKQPKKPEKSAAEEPRGGLKIESETPVDMATSMPSSRHKAATKGSRKPNIKKESKSSPRPTAEKKKYKSASKSSQKSREIIETDTSSSDSDESESLPPSSQTPKYPESNRTPVKPSSVEEEDSFFRQRMFSPMEEKELLSPLSEPDDRYPLIVKIDLNLLTRIPGKPYKETEPPKGEKKNVPEKHSREVQKQASEKASNKGKRKHKNDDDNRASESKKPKTEEKNSSGHKPSSTRESSKQSSSKEKDLLPSPAGPVPSKDSKTEHGSRKRTVSQSSSLKSSGTSNKENSGSSKNSSSTAKQKKTEGKASSSSKDAKEKAPNSSSNCPPSTPTPESSKPRRTKLAFDDRNYSADHYLQEAKKLKHNADALSDRFEKAVYYLDAVVSFIECGNALEKNAQESKSPFPMYSDTVELIKYTMKLKNYLAPDATAADKRLTVLCLRCQSLLYLRLFKLKKENALKYSKTLTEHLKNSYSNSQAPSPGLGSKAVGMPSPVSPKLSPGNSGSYSSGGSSASASGSSVTIPQKIHQMAASYVQVTSNFLYATEIWDQAEQLSKEQKEFFAELDKVMGPLIFNASIMTDLARYTRQGLHWLRQDAKLIS
- the Aff4 gene encoding AF4/FMR2 family member 4 isoform X2; translated protein: MNREDRNVLRMKERERRNQEIQQGEDAFPPSSPLFAEPYKVTSKEDKLSSRIQSMLGNYDEMKDYIGDRSIPKLVAIPKPAVPTTTDEKANPNFFEQRHGGSHQSSKWTPVGPAPSTSQSQKRSSGLQSGHSSQRSSAGGSGPSGSGQRHDRDSYNSSRKKGQHGSEHSKSRSSSPGKPQAVSSLSSSHSRSHGNDHHSKEHQRSKSPRDPDANWDSPSRVPFSSGQHSSQSFPPSLMSKSSSMLQKPTAYVRPMDGQESVEPKLCSEHYSSQSHGNNSTAELKPSSKAHLTKLKIPSRPLDASVSGDVSCVDEILKESQQSNFGPGEQKRYSTSAKTSNGHQSKSMLKDDLKLSSSEDSDGEQDCDKTMPRSTPGSNSEPSHHNSEGADNSRDDSSSHSGSESSSGSDSESESSSSDSEANEPSQSASPEPEPPPTNKWQLDNWLNKVNPHKVSPASSVDSNVPSSQAYKKEGREQGTASNYTDPGGPKETSSATPGRDSKTIQKGSESGRGRQKSPAQSDSTTQRRTVGKKQPKKPEKSAAEEPRGGLKIESETPVDMATSMPSSRHKAATKGSRKPNIKKESKSSPRPTAEKKKYKSASKSSQKSREIIETDTSSSDSDESESLPPSSQTPKYPESNRTPVKPSSVEEEDSFFRQRMFSPMEEKELLSPLSEPDDRYPLIVKIDLNLLTRIPGKPYKETEPPKGEKKNVPEKHSREVQKQASEKASNKGKRKHKNDDDNRASESKKPKTEEKNSSGHKPSSTRESSKQSSSKEKDLLPSPAGPVPSKDSKTEHGSRKRTVSQSSSLKSSGTSNKENSGSSKNSSSTAKQKKTEGKASSSSKDAKEKAPNSSSNCPPSTPTPESSKPRRTKLAFDDRNYSADHYLQEAKKLKHNADALSDRFEKAVYYLDAVVSFIECGNALEKNAQESKSPFPMYSDTVELIKYTMKLKNYLAPDATAADKRLTVLCLRCQSLLYLRLFKLKKENALKYSKTLTEHLKNSYSNSQAPSPGLGSKAVGMPSPVSPKLSPGNSGSYSSGGSSASASGSSVTIPQKIHQMAASYVQVTSNFLYATEIWDQAEQLSKEQKEFFAELDKVMGPLIFNASIMTDLARYTRQGLHWLRQDAKLIS